One genomic segment of Arachis duranensis cultivar V14167 chromosome 4, aradu.V14167.gnm2.J7QH, whole genome shotgun sequence includes these proteins:
- the LOC107484720 gene encoding WD repeat-containing protein YMR102C-like, translated as MERKKTLTMNWAGLSDDNEDEHFFEITNRLNTICHRDLASSSDDDEEFEDPRTSFSATMSTTQYRTFSRMFTRTASIQPTPNYDIWMAAPGSITERRRRLLGSMGLDENKVSLKVTSFALDRAVTKKLDKMNKKAPIPIPVPPRSTTRAPRLLEEVAVGSSPSLPSISEEQETKHAPVLFCLVRSRSEGDIEMISMAKARKEEFIGKVSKQRLTRTSSEIVMPRAKMVPAAMVLKDPAEVKARVANHNRKSSTAAGAGVGAFFLIKNLDTGKEFIVKEYSEDGMWNKLSDLQTGKQLTMDEFEKTVGHSKIVKEMMKRAKVGKKEGIGKILSSSSISKSLKLSKKKGASFIKNVKGAASKSFGGEKELKEAGGILSQPVSAESKATQQGKNDWVKVRQIGKSEKELSALHLCQEFQAHEGGISIIKFSLDGRFLASGGEDKVIHVWEVQECGLTPSIPGQTEAPPDKKKRGKGSSIPDWVQVPEFVFNLSEKPYCSFNGHLDEVLDLSWSKSLLLSSSMDKTVRLWDLETKACLKFFAHNDYVTCIQFHPIDENYYISGCLDAKVRVWNIPARQVVDWTDIEEMVTAITYTPDGHGAIVGTIKGDCRTFKVQDHQLSDPGTINFTQKKKSQIKKITGFQFAPRNTSEILITSGDSRIRIVDGSKVLHKFRGFRNGNSQIAASFSPNGRYIISASEDSQVFVWKYEEPRNANAAKAKTITVTQSYEQFQCKDVTVAIPWPCTIKSDPSQAPVINNAKKNTKRGGDDNKKALPPLPKKNNNHGNNGTDGNVASAAPDHDSSAYSNAESGVGDSSNKVEATVEGDGTSQEEGEAVSRDNSGLGDSVASSSAPNGHGDSSATTAATASSNFLLSDVSNNNPATMNPSAWGLVIVTAGFEGEIRCYQNFGLPKKLGLQANLFGGPT; from the exons ATGGAACGCAAGAAAACGCTGACGATGAATTGGGCCGGCCTCAGCGACGACAACGAGGACGAGCACTTCTTCGAGATCACTAACCGCCTCAACACGATTTGTCACCGTGACTTGGCTTCTTCCTCCGACGACGATGAGGAATTCGAAGACCCCCGCACATCGTTCTCCGCAACCATGTCTACCACACAATATCGAACATTCTCACGAATGTTTACAAGAACAGCCTCCATTCAACCCACCCCCAATTACGACATTTGGATGGCTGCACCAGGATCCATCACAGAAAGACGAAGAAGATTACTTGGAAGCATGGGATTGGATGAAAACAAAGTCTCATTAAAGGTCACCAGTTTCGCTCTTGATCGTGCTGTCACCAAGAAGCTCgataaaatgaataagaaggCTCCTATCCCTATTCCTGTTCCGCCTCGTTCTACAACAAGGGCCCCACGTTTGTTAGAAGAAGTGGCTGTTGGTTCCTCTCCTTCCCTTCCTTCCATTTCAGAAGAGCAAGAAACGAAGCATGCCCCTGTTTTGTTCTGCTTGGTGCGATCACGTTCCGAAGGGGATATTGAGATGATTTCCATGGCGAAAGCAAGGAAAGAGGAGTTCATTGGGAAGGTTTCGAAGCAGCGATTAACAAGAACCTCGTCGGAGATAGTAATGCCTCGTGCTAAGATGGTCCCCGCCGCAATGGTCCTGAAGGATCCTGCGGAGGTGAAGGCAAGGGTGGCCAATCATAACCGGAAGTCTTCGACGGCGGCGGGGGCAGGAGTGGGGGCTTTCTTTCTGATAAAGAATTTGGATACCGGGAAGGAATTTATTGTGAAGGAATATAGCGAAGACGGAATGTGGAATAAACTAAGTGATTTGCAGACGGGGAAGCAGTTAACGATGGATGAGTTTGAGAAAACTGTGGGGCATTCGAAAATTGTCAAGGAAATGATGAAGCGAGCCAAGGTGGGGAAGAAGGAAGGTATAGGAAAGATATTATCATCGAGTTCGATTTCAAAAAGTTTGAAATTAAGCAAGAAAAAGGGAGCTTCGTTCATAAAGAATGTGAAAGGTGCTGCAAGTAAAAGTTTTGGCGGGGAGAAGGAACTTAAAGAAGCTGGAGGAATTCTATCACAACCAGTGTCGGCAGAATCGAAAGCAACACAACAAGGGAAGAATGATTGGGTGAAAGTGCGACAAATTGGAAAGTCAGAGAAGGAGCTTTCGGCATTACATTTGTGTCAAGAGTTTCAAGCACATGAAGGAGGGATTTCGATCATAAAGTTTAGTTTGGATGGAAGGTTTTTGGCAAGCGGCGGAGAAGATAAAGTAATTCATGTGTGGGAAGTACAAGAATGCGGTCTTACGCCGTCTATACCAGGGCAAACAGAGGCTCCACCAGACAAGAAGAAAAGAGGGAAAGGGAGCTCAATTCCAGATTGGGTACAAGTCCCTGAGTTTGTTTTTAACCTTTCGGAGAAGCCATATTGCTCTTTTAACGGTCATTTGGATGAAGTCTTGGATTTGTCCTGGTCCAAATCA TTACTTCTATCCTCTTCGATGGACAAAACAGTGAGATTATGGGACCTAGAAACTAAAGCATGCTTGAAGTTCTTTGCACACAACGACTACG TAACTTGCATACAGTTCCATCCTATAGacgaaaattattatattagtgGCTGCCTTGATGCTAAGGTTAGAGTATGGAACATCCCTGCACGTCAGGTTGTGGATTGGACAGACATCGAAGAAATGGTTACTGCAATTACTTACACCCCGGATGGCCAT GGTGCTATAGTTGGTACGATTAAAGGGGATTGCCGCACTTTCAAAGTACAAG ATCACCAGTTAAGTGACCCAGGGACAATTAACTTCACACAGAAGAAGAAATCTCAGATTAAAAAGATTACTGGTTTCCAA TTTGCCCCAAGGAACACATCAGAAATTCTTATTACTTCAGGCGATTCTAGGATAAGAATAGTGGACGGTTCAAAAGTCCTTCACAAGTTCAGAG GTTTTCGAAATGGAAATAGCCAAATTGCAGCTTCATTTAGTCCAAATGGAAGATACATAATCAGTGCAAGTGAGGATTCTCAAGTATTTGTTTGGAAATATGAAGAGCCTCGTAATGCAAACGCTGCAAAAGCTAAGACTATAACCGTGACCCAATCTTATGAACAGTTCCAATGTAAAGATGTAACAGTAGCAATACCATGGCCTTGTACAATTAAGAGTGATCCATCACAAGCGCCAGTGATTAACAACGCAAAAAAGAACACAAAACGCGGCGGGGATGATAATAAGAAAGCGTTGCCTCCTCTtccaaagaaaaacaataaccACGGAAATAACGGAACTGATGGTAACGTAGCCTCGGCCGCACCGGATCACGACTCTTCAGCATATTCAAACGCAGAATCAGGCGTTGGAGATTCATCTAATAAAGTTGAGGCCACAGTAGAAGGTGATGGCACTTCTCAAGAAGAAGGTGAGGCAGTTTCTAGGGATAATTCAGGATTAGGTGATTCAGTTGCATCAAGTTCTGCACCAAATGGTCATGGCGATTCATCTGCTACAACTGCTGCTACTGCatcttcaaattttttgttaagtgaTGTTAGCAACAATAACCCTGCTACAATGAATCCTTCAGCATGGGGCTTGGTGATTGTGACAGCTGGCTTTGAAGGTGAAATACGGTGTTACCAAAACTTTGGGTTGCCAAAAAAATTGGGGCTTCAAGCCAATCTTTTCGGAGGCCCTACATAA